The Halomonas sp. KG2 genome segment CCTCTACGCAGCTGATCCAGCGTGGTGGGATCCGTCTCTTCGCCCTGCAAAAAGCGGCAGTTTTGCCCTAGCACCGTATCCCGGGAGTAGCCGGTAATTCGCTCAAATGCTGCGTTCACATAAACTATTGGCAAATCATGCCGCTGAGCATCAACAATGATGACGCCATTAATACTTGATTCAACGCTCCTCTCTAGCAGTGTGAGCTGCCGTTCCGTCGCTTTGCGCTCAGTGATATCTTGGGTTGAGCCCTGAACTTGAACAACGTGCCCCTGCTCGTCTCGTACGGCTTTTCCAATCACTCTTACCCATAACCTTACTTCTTGTCGAGTGATGATCTCTAGCTCTTCATCAAAGCTGATCCCGTGCTCGCAACAGGCTTCAAAAACCTCACGGATACGTGACCGGGAGCTCGGCGCGTAGAAGTCAATCGCCTCCTCAACAGTGGGTTGAAACCCGGGCGAAACACCATGCAGACGACACACCTCGTTCGACCAAATAGGCAGTCTTTCGGACATATCAACATACCAGCCACCAATCAGCGCTGTCTCGCCAACTATTTGGAAGAGCCTCTGATTACGGATGAGCTGTTTCTCGATGGCTTTTCGTCGCGAAATATCACGGGCGACCACGTAAATGACCCCTTCCCCCACCACGGGGGTAACTTCCAGCCACACCACTTGTCCCTCGGCCGTCAGCGCTCGAACGTCAAACGGAGGTACTCTCTTTTGGGACTGGAGACGCGCCAATGCTTCCTCGACAACCGGGATATCGCGACGGTCCACTACCTTGCTGCATGGCTTGCCTATCCATGCGCTAGCGGAATAGCCCAGCAAGGTTTCAAACATAGGGTTGACGTTAAGTAAAATGCCTGCGAAATCAATACTAAAGAATAAGTCTTGTGATAATAAAAAAAACTGGTCTAACTTGCCTTGAGATTTAGCAAGGGGCATGGCATTACCTAAATATGTGGTTTGCCTGACAACACTGGCCTTAAATTCAGCCGGTTATTTTTACTGTGTGGCTGGGTGCTTTATGATGAGACTTATCATAGTTCGTCGCGACCTGTCAGCGACAAAGGGAGAACCACGTGTCATCCATCACAAAACTGCGCATTGCCACGCGTAAAAGCCAGCTTGCTATGTGGCAAGCCGAGCACGTCCGCGACCGCTTGATGGCGGCACACAGCGGTCTGGAAGTCGAACTTATTGCGCTCTCCACTAAGGGCGATAAAATTCTCGACACACCACTTTCCAAGATTGGCGGTAAAGGGCTCTTTGTGAAAGAGCTAGAAGATGCCATGCTCGATGGGCGTGCAGATATCGCCGTTCATTCAATGAAAGATGTTCCTATGCACTTTCCCGAAGGGCTCGGTCTTTCTGTCATTTTGGAAGGCGCCGATCCGACCGATGCGTTTGTTTCTAACCACTATACCAGCATCGACGAGCTACCAAAGAGTGCTCGTATCGGTACCGCTAGTCTACGTCGCGGCTTGCAAATACGTGAAGCGCGCCCTGATCTGCAGATTCTTAATCTACGCGGAAACGTACAAACTCGCTTAGCCAAATTAGATGCGGGCGAATTTGATGCCATCATTCTCGCCACCTCAGGCTTGAAACGCTTAGGTCTCGATGAACGAATTGCCCAAGCACTGCCGCCTGAAATATGCCTTCCTGCCTGTGGACAAGGGGCACTCGGCATCGAGTGTCGTCTCCATGACCCCGAGTTAATCGGCTTATTAGCCCCATTGGATGACCCCGACACGGCCACCCGTGTGCGTGCCGAGCGCGCCATGAACACCCGTCTGGAAGGCGGTTGCCAAGTGCCTATCGCAGGCCATGCCGTGCTTGATAAGGCAGGCGATACTATTTGGCTGCGCGGTTTGGTTGGCAACCCAGAAGGTACAGAGGTATTGCGTGCAGAAGGCAGCGGTTCCATTCATGAGCCCGAAGCCCTAGGTATCCGAATCGCCGAGGAGCTGCTGGATCAAGGGGCAGGCGATATATTAGCCGAGGTGTATGGCCGCAACGTATGAGTCAACCGGTACTGATCTGCCGCCCCGGTGAGCGGGGTGAAGCCCTAGCAGACTCGCTGCGTGCTGAGGGAGCTTCTGTAGAGCACCTCAATGTTATGCACTTAGAAGCGCTGCCCGAGGACCACGTTCAACGTAGCGTGTGGTTAGATATTGATCAGTACCATAAAATAGTGGTGGTCAGCCCCTTTGCCGCTTACTGTTTAAGCGAGGCGCTCGATCGCTATTGGCCACAGCTGCCTGTGGGCATTGATTACTATAGCGTAGGCCGTGCGACGGCAAGCATGCTCTATGAGCAACTGGGTGTGCGTGTCCATATTCCTTCGCCTGACTACGGAGAAGACACGAGCGAGGCGCTGTTGTCACTTGCCTCACTCAAAACGCTTACGCATCAGCGTATATTGCTAGTGGCTGGTGAAGGTGGTCGCTCATTATTAGCCGATACATTGAGCGCACGTGGGGCCAACGTGACCCGCATCGCCGTGTATCGACGTGTATATCAAGCGCCAACGCCTGCCCTGCAACAACGTCTATTAACCGGCGATTATCGAGCGTTAATCGCTACCAGCGGCGAACTGCTTCAACATCTGGCAAGATGGTGTGAACAAGCAGCGTTGAACCAACCGCTAATCGTTTCCAGTCACCGTTTAGCTAAACTGGCCGGTAAACTGGGTTTTCGTGACCTCAAGGTGGCGTCGGGAGCAACACCAGCTGCACTGGCAGCGGCGTTGGATCGGTCCTGCAACCCGAAGGGTGCCGATGTCGATCAAGGAACTTAATAAGGGCTAGCGACAGATGAGCAAACAACCAAATGATCAGGAAGGCGTACACAACGCGTCTGCCGATACAACTCAAAACGACGCTAAACCGAGCGACACCTCCGCGTCAGCCGCGTCGGGCGGCGAAACGTCAACAGCAGGCAATACGGCAGCATCTTCTTACGCCGCTAAAAACAGCCGCTCGCGTCGCCGTAATAAAGCGGGCTCTAGCACGCCCAGTGCCAGCACCGCCTCAGCGAACGTCAATAATGACCAAGCCTCGTCCCAACCAAGCGACGCGCCCAAACAGACAGCTGATGCTAAATCTTCTGCAGATACTAAATCCTCTGCAGATACTAAGCCGTCAGCAGGTACCAAGCAGACGGCAAGCGCCAAGCCAACGAGCAGTGGCAATAGCACGTCTGGCAATGCTGCGCATGTCCCGCCCTCTTCTAAGAACAGCACCACGAACAGTGGTGGTGGCAAAGGCAGTGGTATCGCCATTGCGCTGGTGATTATCCTGGCACTTGCCGTCGCGTTTGCTGCTTGGCAAGGCTGGCAGCGCTTGGATAATCAGCAGCAGCGTATAGACGAGTTGGCCCAGCAAACGCAAAGCAGTGCTTCGCAGCAAGAGGTTAGCGACCTAGCATCACGTATTGAAAGTAGCGAAGCCGAGCGCACCCAAGCGCTGGATAGCACGATGAGCGAACTGCGTAGCGAGCTGGACAGCTACCGTGGCGAGGTCAACAGCACATTAGACAACGTGCTAGCTCAGCTTTCTCAAGAGCAGGAGACCGACGAGCGAGACTGGCTTCACGCTGAAGCCGCCTACCTGCTACGGTTAGCCAACCAGCGCCTGCAACTGGAAGGTGACGTTGGAGGTGCTGCCGCCCTGCTGCGTACCGCCGATGCTCGTTTGGTCGATGCCGACAACCCTGCATTAACGCCAGTACGTCGTGAAATTGCTAACGAACTTGCCGCTCTAGACGCCGTACCACAGGTTGATCGCACAGGTATTTATCTTGCATTGAACGCTCAACAAGAGCGTATTGCTGGCCTACGCCTGTCACAAGAGATCGAAGAGCGCGCCGTTACCTCTAGCATTGAACAGCCACCCACGGGCACCTTCCAGCGTCAATTGGCTCGCTTTGGGGAAGAGCTAAAAGATCTTGTGGTGATCCGTCAGCATGACGAAGCGTTAGAAACACTGATTACACCCGAGCAAGAGTCCTATCTGCGTCAAAGCCTACGCCTGATTCTTGAACAGTCTCAGCTGGCACTGCTTAAAGAAGAGCAAGCGCTTTTTGAGGCAAGCATCGATAAGGCACTGGCGCTGCTCAACGGCTACTACGATACCGAACGAGAAGAGACGCAAAGCGTAATTGCTCGCCTGCAAGAACTGAAGCAAACTCAGGTGCAGCCTGAGTTACCAGACATCAGTGCTTCGCAACAGGCACTAGCGGGCTTCATTGAAAACCGCTTTGAGTCGCGTCGCCAAGGTGGAGGTGATGCATGAGAAAGCTAATTCTCTTAATTGTTGCCGGCTTAGCGGTCGGCGCACTGTTCGGGCACCTGATGATGTCGGTGCCCGGCTACTGGTTAATACGCGTTGGTGACACCTCGGTACAAACGTCGTTCTGGTTCGGCTTGGTGCTGCTACTGGGTGCCTTCATCGTCTTACACTTTGCATTACGCTTGCTCAGCGGCATTATTCGCCCGGTCGGACGTTTTCGCACCTGGAATAGCCGTGCCCGCAATCGTCGCGCCATGAAACGTACCGTTCGCGGTTTGGTTGCCTTAACCGAAGGCCGTTGGAAAAAAGCCGAGAAAACACTGGTGCGAGCAGCTGACGATTCCAGCACACCTCTTGTGAACTATCTTTCTGCGGCACTGGCGGCGCATTACCAGGGTCACCACGAAATGTCTCAGGAGCATTTAAATCAGGCTCAGCTCACTACCGAGGGAGCCGATACGGCGATTGGCCTGATGCAAGCTCAACTGATGATTGATCGTCAGCAACCTGAAGAGGCGCTGGCCATTCTGAATCGCCTGGATAAGAAGCTGCCCAACCACCCGCAAGTACTCAAGCTGCTTAAGCAAGTGCACCTAAGCGTTAACGACTGGGAAGGCTTACGCCAATTAATACCCCGTTTGGCAGCGCAAAAGCTGATCACTCAGCAAGAGCGTGAGCAACTGGAATTCAAAGCATACCGTGAATTGATTATTTTTGAGGCCAAAAACCCCACGAATATCGAGCGTGTACGCGGACTATGGGCCGATATGCCGGACTATCTACGCGGCAATACCGAGCTAATCGTGCTCTATACCGAGGCGCTTTTACAGGCCAACGAAGAGCCTATTGCTGAGCGCTTGCTTAATCACTCACTGGACAACCACTGGGATGCGCGCTTAGTAAAACGCTACGGCCTACTAAATGTAGACGCTGCGCGCCAACTAGCAAAAGCGGAAAAGTGGCTGCAAGAACGCCCCAACGACCCCGAACTATTGCTGACCTGTGGCCGCCTATCGCTGCGTACTGGTAAGTGGGAAAAAGCGCTGGAGTACTTTGAAGCCAGCCAACGTCAACGCCCCAGCGGTGAAGTATGCGCTGAGCTTGCTCGCCTCTATGCAAGCCTTGGCGAACATAACAAGAGCCAGCTCTACTACCGACATAGTGTCGATATGCTCGCTAAATCACTGCCCTCGCTTCCACAACCAAGCGATGCCAATGACAGCAAACAAAGTGAGCCCAAAAAAGACGTTAAACAAAGCGCTTAACGTCGTTAGCAAGCCGCTAATGAAAAAGGGTGCCCATCATGGGCACCCTTTTTCGTTACGTATTAACGCGTTTTTTTGCCAACGATACCAACACTGCCAGCGCCTGTTCGATGGGGGCAACTAGTACTAACACTCATCCAAGTTCAAAAGAGTGTACTAGTATCATACAAACCTTCATTTCTTATCTATTTAATCGTCGTAACAATGTTCTAAAAACAATGCCCTAGAAAAGCGCCTAAACGCTTCTATGAAACAGTTACACTAGTATAAAGATAACCACGAAAGGCCTTAACATGACGCTACCGCCTTACCTTGGTCTGCCCATGTGGGCCAATCAGGATTGGCTTGGCACTCTTTATCCAAGGCATGCCAAAACGGATCTGTTAAGCGATTATGCGGCGGTCTTTTCAAGCGTTGAGGGCAACACAACGTTTTATAGCGGCGCACCAAAGGCAGAAACGGTGGCCGCGTGGGCGCGGCAAATACCGCCTCATTTTCGTTTCTGCTTTAAACTTCCTGCCATAGTCACCCATGACCAGCGTTTAACCCAGCCAGAAAATGCCTGGGCGTTTCTCGAAGCACTCACGCCACTGCATGATCGTCTTGGTCCTACCATGGTTCAGCTACCACGTGATTTTGGTCCTTCGGAGCTCCCCCAGTTAGAAGCACTACTTGCTCAATGGCCGGCCGACTTACCGTGTGCAGTGGAGGTACGCCACCCCGCTTTTTTCCTCAAAGGGGAGGCAGAAAAAGCCCTGAACCGCTTGTTAATAACTTATTCAGCTAACCGCGTGATGCTCGATGTTCGTCCGCTGTTTTCAACGCCCGTCAATGACCATCCTGGCTTAGCGCATGCTCAGCAAGAAAAGCCGAAACTCCCGCTACACGTGCTTTCCACAGCAAATTATCCAGTCATTCGCTTTATTGGCCATATTGACAAAACAATTAATAGGGACTATTTCACGCCGTGGATAGACAGGCTCATTCTGTGGATAAGTCAGGGGAAAACCCCTTTCTTATTTGTGCATACTGCTGATAATCGAGCGTCACCAGAACTGGCGCGCTGTTTGTACCATGAAGTTCAACAACGCATCACTTTGCCAGCGCTTGCGTCATTCGCCGACGAGAAGCAGAGCCAACTGTTTTGACCGATCTTTTTAGGCTAACTGACTGGCAACCCCCACCACGATCGGATAAATTGCGCGTACTTTCGGAAAATAACGTTAGAACATTTCTCTTTTCCGAAAATCGGCACATTAGGCTAATAACGCCTTATTACAATTAACGAAACAGGTGATTTCATGGCAAAACTTGCACATGCACAGTGGTCATCGCGCATGGGGTTTGTGCTGGCGGCCGCTGGTTCAGCCGTTGGTCTTGGCAACATTTGGCGCTTTTCTTACATGGTGGGCGACAGTGGTGGGGCAGCTTTCGTGCTTGTCTACCTTGCTTGCGTGGCGTTGGTGGGCCTACCCATATTGGTGGCTGAATGGATGATTGGCCGCCGTGGCCAGAAAAATCCAATTAACACCATGGCTGACCTTGCAGCCAATCATGGTAAATCCAAGGCGTGGGCGTTAGTCGGTGTGAGTGGCGTATTAGCGGCGTTCCTGATTCTGTCTTTTTACAGTGTCATTGGCGGTTGGTCGCTGAACTACACCCTTAGTTCCGTCATTGGAACGTTTAACGGCCAAGATGCTGACGCCATTAGCGGCCTTTTTGGCGGCATGCTGGCTAGCCCAACGACTCTGCTGCTTTGGCATACGGCCTTTATAATCCTCGTCATCGGCATCGTCGCTCGTGGCGTGACCAAAGGCCTGGAAAGCGCAGCACGCATCATGATGCCCGCACTAGTGGTACTGATGCTAGTATTAGTGGGCTATGGTATGACCAGCGGCCATTTTGGCGAAGCGCTAGCCTTTATGTTCAGCCCGGACTGGGATGCACTTGACGGTGGTGTTGTACTCGCCGCGATGGGACAAGCGTTCTTCACCCTATCGCTGGGCATGGGCATTATGATGGCCTACGGTTCCTACCTAGGCGAAGACGTTAACCTGATCAGTACCGCACGCACCGTTATTATTCTGGATACGGCGATCGCGCTGTTGGCGGGCTTAGCAATCTTCCCGATCGTATTTGCTAATGGGCTCAGCGCGGGAGAAGGCCCAGGCTTGATTTTCGTTACGCTGCCGTTGGCCTTCGGCAATATGGCAGGCGGTACGGTGCTGGGTCTGATGTTCTTCCTGCTGCTTACCTTCGCGGCGTTAACATCGGCGATTTCGTTGTTAGAGCCCGTCGTAGAAACGTTAGAAGAGCGCACATCGTTGTCGCGCCTAGCGGCAACATTCGTTAGCGGCATCGCCGTGTGGGCGTTAGGGGTTGCCGCACTGCTGTCGTTCAACGTGTGGTCTGAGGTGCTGTTCTTTGGGCTTAACATCTTTGATCTACTGGATACCTTCACCAGTAAGATTTTGCTGCCGCTGACAGGGCTAGGCGCGATTGTGTTCTTCGCGACCTGCTTGGATAAAGAAGAGTCACGCAAAGAGCTACGCATGGATGTTTATGACTATAGCCTCTGGAATCTGCTGGCTAAATACGTCGCCCCCATCGGGGTAGCCGTGGTTTTCCTAGCAGGCTTCTTCTAAGCATCAAGTTCTAAGCATCAAGTTCTAGGCAGTAATGTCTAACCAGCACGAGATAGCCCTGGCTTGCCCAGGGTTATCGTCAGCTAGTTAGCGCTTTACTTACCCGCCCTTACCTTAGTGCAATTCGCTCTCTTGCTCATCATCTGCCAAGGGGGCGATATCCCGCGATAACTTCTGAAATTCCCGATGCAGCTCGATGCCCCTACGCGCCCTTAGGCTGCGCTGGGCGGCACTGCGCCGACGCTCAACATGCTCATCCACTTCCATACTCATAAAGATGTCGAGCAGTTCGCTTTTTACCGAGGTGATTCGTTCGACGTTTCTCATAATCGACGTTCCTCCAGGTGAATATGCCTACGTCCACCTGCATCCGTGACGACTGTTTATTTAAATGATGCAGTGCGGCACTTCACTTCTTACTATAACCTACTTGACAAAATGATGACGAATCCAGCTGAAATGCCCTAACGGCATTTAAACGCATGAGTCAATCGCATTTATACTGTGTCTGCATAAGTACTAAAGAGAATTTAAGGAGCTTAATGTGAGCCGCGCCCTGTTCGATGAAATGAGACGCCGCATGGAGCACTTTCGTCGCTCCGAGCAAAAGGTTGCGCGGTTCGTACTGCGCAACCCAGACGAGGTCATCCATATGCGGATTGTCGACCTCGCAACAGAGGCTAAAGTTAGCGAGCCCACCGTCGTGCGCTTCTGTCGCGCACTCGGCTGTAATGGGTTTCAGGACTTTAAACTCCAACTTGCCCAGATGCTGGCCAGTGGTAGTCAGTTTGCCCAGTTCTCGATGAACGATAGCGACTCGGTTGCCGAATTTTCCCATAGCATTTTCGACTCCACCGTGGGCACACTTTTATCGGTGCGCGACCGGCTTGATAATGATGCCCTCGGGCGTGCAGTCAACGCTCTCGCCATGGCAAACCGCGTTGAGTTCTATGGCTTTGGGGCCTCCGGTGCCGTGGCTTTCGATGCCCAGCACAAGTTCTTCCGCCTGCAGATATCGACCTCCGCTTATGCGGACCCGCATATGCAAAATATGTCGGCGGTCACGCTAAAAGAGGGTGATGTGGTGGTCGCCATCTCACAAACTGGCCGCACTAAAGCACTGGTCGCTAGCGTTCGCTTAGCGCGCGAAGCAGGCGCTACCGTTATTGGCCTGTGCCCGAGTGACTCACCGCTGGCCGGCGAAGTGAGCCTGCCGTTGTATATCGATGTGCATGAAGATACCGAAATCTACACGCCGCTTAGCTCACGAATCGCCCATTTGGTGCTTATCGACGTCCTCGCCGTTGGCGTTGCCAAAACGCGCGGCCCGAGGCTTGCTGAGCAGCTAAAAGCCGTCAAAAAGAGCCTGAATACGCTGCGTTACCCTGAAGAACCGTAGCTGTCCATTCGACTGTATGCACAGCCAGTTCACTGGCTGTGCTAAACTGGCCGCCCATTTTTCGAACCGGCAGCGGCTTATATGGACGACGTCACGGCGATACTTGATCAGCTCAACCCTGCCCAGCGCGAGGCAGTAAGCGCACCCCAGGGTAACTTACTGGTACTGGCGGGTGCCGGATCCGGTAAAACCCGCGTGCTGGTTCATCGCATTGCTTGGCTAATGCAGGCCGAAGGGCTTTCGCCGTATGCCCTGCTGGCGGTCACGTTTACCAACAAGGCCGCGCGGGAAATGCGCACTCGTCTGGAAGCCCTGCTGAGCATCTCCATGCGCCATGTATGGGTTGGCACGTTTCACTCTATTGCTCATCGCCTACTGCGCACTCACTGGCAGGATGCCCGGCTGCCACAGCACTTCCAAATCATCGACTCCGATGACCAGTTACGGCTGGTAAAACGGATGCTCAAAGATTATTCCATCGATGATGAGCGCTTCCCGCCCCGCCAGGTGCAAGGCTTTATCTCTGGCTGCAAAGAGGAAGGACTTCGCCCCCACCAAGTCAACGTGGACGGCGATGGTTATCTTGGCCAGATGGTAGAGCTTTATGAGCGCTACCAATTTATCTGCGAACGCGGCGGCTTAGTGGACTTCGGTGAACTGCTACTGCGCAGCCTAGAACTGTTGCGTGACAACCCGCCGTTGCTAAATCATTACCGCGAGCGCTTTGGTCATGTATTGGTCGATGAGTTTCAGGACACCAATACGCTGCAATACGCGTGGTTAAAACTACTCACTGGGCTACAAACACCGATGACCGCCGTCGGTGACGATGACCAGTCAATTTACGGTTGGCGCGGCGCCAAAGTGGAAAATATTCGCCGCTTTGAGGAGGAGTTCCCTAACACTCACACCGTACGCCTAGAGCAGAACTACCGCTCCACAAGCGCGATTCTGGAGGCCGCTAACACGCTGATCAGTCATAACAGTGAGCGGCTGGGTAAAAACCTATGGACTGACGGTGTCGAAGGCGACCCTATTTCTGTTTACGCCGGGTTTAACGACTTAGAAGAAGCCCGCTATATCGTCGATACCATCAAAGAAAAGGTCGATGAAGGGTTTAATCGCCGCGATGTTGCCATTCTTTACCGCTCCAATGCTCAATCGCGCTTACTGGAAGAGACGCTGATCCGCCAAGGTATGCCCTACCGTATTTACGGGGGGCACCGCTTTTATGAGCGCTTAGAGATCAAAAATGCCCTAGCGTACCTGCGCCTACTGCTTAATCGTGATGACGACGCCTCTCTGGAGCGCGTGATTAACGTGCCTACCCGCGGGATAGGCACCCGTACGGTAGAGATTGTGCGCCACCGTGCCCGAGAACAAAGCATTTCTCTGTGGCAGGCGCTGCACGATGCCATTCAAGACGGCTCGCTAAAAGGCCGTGCAGCCAACGCGGTGCAGACATTTGCCAACCTCATTGAGCAATTAGACAACGATGCATCTGGCCTGCCGCTGCATGAAATTATCGACCACATCACCACGCATACCGGCCTGATCGAGCATCACAAGAGCGAGCGCGGCGAAAAAGGCCAAGCGCGCGTGGAAAACCTGGAAGAGCTGGTGACAGCTGCGCGCGCCTTTACCCATGGCGATGCCTTCGAGACCCCTGAGGCAGGCGAAGGCATGGCAGCGCTGGAAGCATTTCTTTCCGAAGCGGCACTTAATGCCGGCGACCATGAAGCCGATGAGTTTGAAGACAGCGTGCAGCTGATGACCCTGCACTCTGCTAAGGGCTTGGAGTTTCCCGTGGTGTTTATTGCCGGCGTTGAAGAGGGCCTGTTTCCTCATAAAATGTCGATCGAAGAGCCAGGGCGGCTCGAAGAGGAAAGACGACTTTGCTATGTCGGCGTTACCCGCGCGATGCAGAAACTCTACCTGACCCATGCCGAAACCCGCCGCCTGCATGGCAAAGAAGTATTCCCCAGGCCATCGCGCTTTCTACGCGAACTTCCCCCCCATTTATTGGAAGAAGTCCGCCTACGTGGCCATATTTCCCGCCCCGTTACCGCTTCACGCTCAAGTTTTGCGCAACAGCGGGTTGAAAGCGACGGCGACCTACCTGCCCTGCATGTTGGCCAGCGGGTAATGCATCCGGTGTTTGGCGAAGGCATCATTTTAAACGCGGAAGGTGAAGGTGCCCGCGCCCGTGTACAGGTCAGCTTTGAAGGTGAAGGGGTGAAATGGCTCGTACTAGGGTTTGCCAAACTCACCCCACTTTGAGCGGTGTTAACGTAAGCGTAAAGCTGTAGGCGGGTACTTGCCGATTAAAACCTGCTTAGCGCATACTGGCTGATGGACACTGCGCTCACTGCGCGTTAATAAAAAAACATCAGATAATTTCGGAGTTATGCCCGCCATGCAACGCCGCCAATTTCTAAAAACCGCCGGCTTCGGTGCCGCCGGTGTCGCTGCTGCGCCTTTTGTTTCCACTGCTAGCGCCAACGAAACCTACACCTGGGATATGGTGACCTCCTGGCCGAAAAACTTCCCAGCGCTTGGCACAGGTGCCAATGACTTCGCGCGTCGGGTCGAGCAGCTCTCCAATGGCCGCATGCGCATTCGTGTACACGGTGCTGGTGAGCTTGTGCCTGCACTTGAGGTGTTCGATGCGGTCGCTGCGGGTACCGCAGAGATGGGGCATTCCGCATCCTACTACTGGCGCGGCAAGGTCGCGGCCTCACAGTTTTTCACTGCTGTGCCGTTTGGCATGAACACCACCGAAATGAATGCGTGGCTGTATAACGGTGGCGGCCAGGAACTGTGGGATGAAATCTACGCCAACCACAACCTGAAGCCTTTCGCTGTCGGTAATACCGGCACGCAAATGGGCGGCTGGTTCAAAAAAGAGATTAACTCCCTAGACGATATGCAGGGCCTAAAACTTCGCCTGCCAGGCCTTGCTGGCGAAGCGATGAACGGCATTGGCGTCAGTACCGTCACTATGGCGGGCTCAGAAATCTTCACCTCGCTGCAAACCGGCGCACTTGATGCAGCGGACTGGGTCGGGCCTTACAATGATATGGCGTTTGGCCTTCACCAAGTAGCGGATTACTACTACACCTCCGCCTGGAACGAGCCGACAGCCGTACTGGAAGGCACGGTCAATTTAGACGCTTGGAATTCCCTGCCAGAAGATCTGCAAGACGTTATCCGTGAGGCTGCGCGCGCCTCTAACCTCGCCATGATCAGCGAATTTGCCTTCCGTAACGCTCAGGCATTGGAAACGCTGGTCGATGAACATGGTGTTCAACTGCGTACCTTCCCAGACGACGTGATGGCAGCGCTGTATGAATCTTCAAAAGCCGCGATCCAGCGCCAAGTAGACAGTGACGAAGAGTCTCGCCGTGTTTATGACTCTTACTCAGCCTTCCAGAAATTACTGCGCCCATTCAGCGATGTCGGCGAATACGCCTACCTGAAAAACCGCGACAATGTCGGCGTCTAGGAATTTCGCCAACTTTTAGTAGCGACACAACAAAGGGCGCCAAGGCGCCCTTTTGCGATGTTAATGGTCAACCAATCTCTCAGCTATGCACCGCACGGATACGCCCATTATCATCCAACGCTACCATCACAAAACGCGCTTCGGTGACTTTCTGCCGCTCTTCCAAATGGCGACCCTGAGGTGGACGCACCCATACCTCAACATCAATCTTAATTGAGCTATGGCCTATTTCCCGCACGCAGGTATAGACACTTACCATAGAACCCACGCGTACCGGGCTTAAAAAATCCATCGCTTCGATAGCCACGGTCGCTGTGCGACCGCCTGCCTCTCGGCCCGCGGCTAATTCGGCGGCTTGATCCATCTGATTGACTAACCAACCCCCCGGAATATCACCATAGAGATTGGTATCTTGCCGAGAAGCCAGTAACTTTAAGGTGAGCTGCCCCTGCGGAGCAGGTACATCGTCCAAATCGGTGTCCAGCGGTGTCATAAGGTGGTCGCTTCAAAAGGTTATTGTTGTGATGTTGCTGCATCGCAATAGGCTGGTAATAGTTAATCACAAGAGGGGTGTCGTTTGAAGCGTTACAATTTACGACGTGTGAGCAAACATCAACTGCTACTGCTTCTGACTGGCTGGCTTTTAATGGCAGGCACGCTTGCCTGGGGGCAGCCAACTTCGGTGAGCGGCACGTTAGGTGCCGTCGGTTCTGACACCATGGCAGGCTTAGTGCTGC includes the following:
- the hemC gene encoding hydroxymethylbilane synthase: MSSITKLRIATRKSQLAMWQAEHVRDRLMAAHSGLEVELIALSTKGDKILDTPLSKIGGKGLFVKELEDAMLDGRADIAVHSMKDVPMHFPEGLGLSVILEGADPTDAFVSNHYTSIDELPKSARIGTASLRRGLQIREARPDLQILNLRGNVQTRLAKLDAGEFDAIILATSGLKRLGLDERIAQALPPEICLPACGQGALGIECRLHDPELIGLLAPLDDPDTATRVRAERAMNTRLEGGCQVPIAGHAVLDKAGDTIWLRGLVGNPEGTEVLRAEGSGSIHEPEALGIRIAEELLDQGAGDILAEVYGRNV
- a CDS encoding uroporphyrinogen-III synthase, whose amino-acid sequence is MSQPVLICRPGERGEALADSLRAEGASVEHLNVMHLEALPEDHVQRSVWLDIDQYHKIVVVSPFAAYCLSEALDRYWPQLPVGIDYYSVGRATASMLYEQLGVRVHIPSPDYGEDTSEALLSLASLKTLTHQRILLVAGEGGRSLLADTLSARGANVTRIAVYRRVYQAPTPALQQRLLTGDYRALIATSGELLQHLARWCEQAALNQPLIVSSHRLAKLAGKLGFRDLKVASGATPAALAAALDRSCNPKGADVDQGT
- a CDS encoding uroporphyrinogen-III C-methyltransferase, which codes for MSKQPNDQEGVHNASADTTQNDAKPSDTSASAASGGETSTAGNTAASSYAAKNSRSRRRNKAGSSTPSASTASANVNNDQASSQPSDAPKQTADAKSSADTKSSADTKPSAGTKQTASAKPTSSGNSTSGNAAHVPPSSKNSTTNSGGGKGSGIAIALVIILALAVAFAAWQGWQRLDNQQQRIDELAQQTQSSASQQEVSDLASRIESSEAERTQALDSTMSELRSELDSYRGEVNSTLDNVLAQLSQEQETDERDWLHAEAAYLLRLANQRLQLEGDVGGAAALLRTADARLVDADNPALTPVRREIANELAALDAVPQVDRTGIYLALNAQQERIAGLRLSQEIEERAVTSSIEQPPTGTFQRQLARFGEELKDLVVIRQHDEALETLITPEQESYLRQSLRLILEQSQLALLKEEQALFEASIDKALALLNGYYDTEREETQSVIARLQELKQTQVQPELPDISASQQALAGFIENRFESRRQGGGDA
- a CDS encoding tetratricopeptide repeat protein, whose translation is MRKLILLIVAGLAVGALFGHLMMSVPGYWLIRVGDTSVQTSFWFGLVLLLGAFIVLHFALRLLSGIIRPVGRFRTWNSRARNRRAMKRTVRGLVALTEGRWKKAEKTLVRAADDSSTPLVNYLSAALAAHYQGHHEMSQEHLNQAQLTTEGADTAIGLMQAQLMIDRQQPEEALAILNRLDKKLPNHPQVLKLLKQVHLSVNDWEGLRQLIPRLAAQKLITQQEREQLEFKAYRELIIFEAKNPTNIERVRGLWADMPDYLRGNTELIVLYTEALLQANEEPIAERLLNHSLDNHWDARLVKRYGLLNVDAARQLAKAEKWLQERPNDPELLLTCGRLSLRTGKWEKALEYFEASQRQRPSGEVCAELARLYASLGEHNKSQLYYRHSVDMLAKSLPSLPQPSDANDSKQSEPKKDVKQSA
- a CDS encoding DUF72 domain-containing protein, encoding MTLPPYLGLPMWANQDWLGTLYPRHAKTDLLSDYAAVFSSVEGNTTFYSGAPKAETVAAWARQIPPHFRFCFKLPAIVTHDQRLTQPENAWAFLEALTPLHDRLGPTMVQLPRDFGPSELPQLEALLAQWPADLPCAVEVRHPAFFLKGEAEKALNRLLITYSANRVMLDVRPLFSTPVNDHPGLAHAQQEKPKLPLHVLSTANYPVIRFIGHIDKTINRDYFTPWIDRLILWISQGKTPFLFVHTADNRASPELARCLYHEVQQRITLPALASFADEKQSQLF